GGCGCATAGATCTCCGTCTCCTCCGCGCGAAAGTAGGGCTTGCGTCGCTCGGCCGCGTCGGCACCTGTCAGCGCCCAGGGCTGGCCACACTCGGCGAGCACTCTCCGCAGCCGCGGCCAGATCTCCTGTTTCTCTTTGCCCCGCACTTGGAACCGGCGCTCCTTCAGCTTGGGACGTAGCCCTTCGATGTAGGCCTGCACCCACAAGGCAACCAGCCCCTGCCGATCTTCCACTCTCCGACCCTTCCCCTTTTGCAAGAGCCCGCGCGCATCCAGGTCACTCATGCACCCGGCAACGGTGCCGAGGGCCACGTCCGCCTGGTCCGCCAGAGCGAGCCGGCCGCCCCTTCAGACCGTACCGGGTTTCCTGAAGGACCGCATGTTCGTGGACGCTCCCCGCCCTTCGACTGAACCGGTCGTCAGCCACGTGCTGCGCGCGCATGCGGCGGACATCGAGACGGGAGCCGTCGTGGTGGTGAGCCCGGACGGCTACCGGGTTCGACGGCTCCCCCTTCTCCCGCCTGCTTGAAATTCCCTGCCGGAGCGCGAAACGACCCCACCGGACCACTCGACCGCGCGGCGGACCGGAGCGATATACTCTGGGTCATGTGCTGGAGCCGATGCGGTGGCGACGTCCCGTGTCAGGGAGCACCTCGGCGCTCCGGGCGTATCGCCGCCGGCGAGGGAACGGGCGGCCTGCGCTGCAGAAAGTTGGCACCGAGAGTTAGCAGCCGCCGCAAGCTGTTCTAGAAACAGGGGTTACGCGTCCGGTTTTCGGCCTCCGGAGCCGAAGGCCACAGGTTCGAATCCTGTCGGGCGCGCCACTTTCCAGGCCCTTTCCCGCAAGGAAAGTGTCGTATCAGGCGCGATGCCGTCCCGGTCGCCGCGCCGCCGACTGAACGATACGGCATGACCACGATCCTGGGCATCTCTGCCTTCTACCACGACTCGGCGGCGGCACTGGTGGTCGACGGAGACATCGTGGCCGCGGCACAGGAAGAGCGATTCACCCGCCGGAAGCACGACCACGGGTTCCCCGTCCATGCGATTCGCTATTGTCTCGACGAGGCGGGGATTGCCCCGGAGGCGCTCGACTACGTCGGCTTCTACGACAAGCCGTTCCTGAAGCTCGAGCGGCTGCTCGAGACGTACCTCTCCTTCGCCCCGCGCGGGTTCCGGTCGTTCCTGCGGTTCGTGCCGCTGTGGACGAAGCAGAAGCTGCACCTGCCCCGCGAGATCGCGCGCGGGCTGCCAGGCTACCGGCGCCAGATCGTCTTCACCGAGCACCACGAGTCGCACGCGGCCAGCGCATTCTTTCCGTCACCGTACGACGAGGCAGCCATTCTGACGCTGGACGGGGTCGGCGAGTGGGCGACGACCGCCTATGGCGTCGGCTGCGGCAACCGCATCGAGCTGACCCACGAGATCCGCTTTCCCCACTCGCTCGGCCTGTTGTACTCCGCCTTTACCTACTTCACCGGCTTCAAGGTCAACTCCGGGGAGTACAAGCTGATGGGGCTGGCGCCCTACGGCGAGCCGAAATACGTCGACCGCATCCGCGACCACCTGATCGATCTCAAGCCGGACGGGTCGTTCCGCCTCGACATGTCGTACTTCGACTACTGCCAGGGCCTGCGCATGACGTCGCGCAGGTTCGACGCGCTCTTCGACGGGCCGCCGCGGCGGCCGGAGGCGCCGATCACCGAGCGGGAGATGGACATCGCCGCGTCGATTCAGGCGGTCACCGAGGAGGCGATGCTGCGGGCGGCGCGCCACGTGCACGCCGAGACGGGGATGCGCAACCTGTGCCTCGCCGGCGGGGTTGCGCTGAACTGCGTCGGCAACGGCCGCGTGCTGCGCGAAGGACCGTTCGACAACGTCTGGATCCAACCGGCGGCGGGGGATGCGGGCGGCGCCCTGGGGGTGGCGCTGTTCATCTGGCACCAGCTTCTCGACCACCCGCGGGGGGCGCGGACGCCGGATGCCCAGCACGGCTCGCTGCTCGGCCCGTGCGCGACGGACGACGACATCCGGACCTTGCTGGACGGCGCCGGGGCGGTGTACGAGGAGTACGCGGACGATGCGTCCCTGTGCGACGCGGTGGCCGACCTGCTGGCGCGCGAGCAGGTGGTGGGGTGGTTTCAGGGACGCATGGAGTTCGGCCCGCGCGCCCTCGGCTCGCGCAGCATCCTCGCCGACGCCCGCAGCCGCGACATGCAGTCGGTGATGAACCGCAAGATCAAGTTCCGCGAGTCGTTCCGCCCGTTCGCGCCGTCGGTGCTCCGCGAGCGCGTCGCCGACTTCTTCGAGATGCGGCCGCGGCAAGACAGCCCGTACATGCTGCTGGTGGCCCCGGTGCGCGAGTCTCGCCGGACGCCGCTCGACGAGGGTGGGAACGGCCTGCGCGGGCTCGACAAGTTGAAGGCGGCGCGGTCCGACGTCCCGGCGGTCACCCACGTCGACTATACCGCGCGGGTCCAGACCGTGGACGCCGAGCGGCACGGGCGCTACGCGGCGCTGCTGCGGGCCTTCGAGGCGAAGACCCGCTGCCCGGTCCTGATCAACACGAGCTTCAACGTGCGGGGCGAGCCGATCGTGTGCGCGCCCGAGCATGCCTACCGCTGCTTCCTGGCGACGAACATGGACGCGCTGGTCCTGGAGCGCTTCCTGCTTCGCAGGCAGGTGCAACCGAACGCCGCAACGGTCGACGCAGACGCCTATCTGCGCGAGTTCGCCCTCGACTGAGCGCAATGGCCCTGCTGGAGATCAATCGGCATCCGTCGGCCGGGGAGCTGCGCTGGTTCGGCGTGCTGCTGGCGGCGTTCGTCGCGCTTGCCGGCGGTCTCGTGTACTGGCGGCTGGAAGCCCCGGCGGCCGCGCGGATGGTCTGGGCGGGGGGCGCCGCGCTGGCCGCCATCTATGCCGCGGCGCCGCCATTGCGCCACTGGATCCGGCTCGGCTGGCTCTACGCGGCGTTCCCCATCGGGTGGACGCTGTCGCACCTGGTGCTGGCCGCGACGTATTATCTGCTGTTGACGCCGATCGGTCTGTTACTGCGCCTCGTCCACGGCGACCCGCTGGACCGCGCGCCGAACCGATCCGCGGCCAGCTACTGGACCGCGCGCCGGCAGGTGCGCGACGTGCGGCGCTATTTCCGGCAGTTCTAGGGTCGGAACGGACGACACGGGATTCGAGACATGGCAGACCGACCATCGCAGGTAGCCGGGAACGAACGCCGCGGAGACTTCGAGGTGGAGGCCGAGGCGGCGCGTCCCGGTCTGCTCGCCGAGCTGTGGGAGTTCATGGCCACCAACAAGAAGTGGTGGCTGACGCCGATCGTCCTCGTGCTGCTGCTGGTCGGCGCGTTGATACTGGTGTCGGGTAGCGCGGCGGCCCCGTTCGTGTACACGCTGTTTTGAGGCTATTCATCTACGGTGCGGGCGAGGCAGCGTCCGCAGAGAAACGAGTGTTCAACTCCCGCAGCAGATCCGAACCGGCCGCTGCCTCCGAGCACACCTCGTGTCCCAGTGCGTTCCAATGCTCGTCGAGCGGCAGCCAGTCGAATTGCGTTCGGTGCAGCCGGTAGTGCGCAGCGAACGCCGGCTCCAGGTCGATGGTCTCGTATCCCCTGCGGACAACGTTCTCGATGAAGTAGCGCCGCATGGCATCCACGTAGCCCACGTCTTCGCGGTAGACTCCCTTCTCCGACTCCGGGACATCGCTTCCGTAAACGCGAGGACGGATGCCGTCCACGATGAACATGATCCGTTCCGGCTCCAGGCCGGACGCCGCGGGCAGCATGTCGAGAAACGTGTCAACGGCTCGCTTCGAGTCGACGACCCACGTCGCACGATCCGCCTCCGGGACGCGTGCATCCGGGTCTTCGCCGATAAACAACCGATAAGTCCGTTCCCTCGCCATGCCCAAGTTGATCGCCACGTATCTCGCCAACGCCGATCCTCTGACCAGCCTGTAGCGCGGGCGGAACTCGAGATCGCTTCGCTCTAGCGCGAGCCGGCCGCCGCCGCGTTCCACGAACTGGTGCTTGCCCCTCTGGAGCCCGTACTTGGCAAGGCTCTGATCATAGTCGTTGTCGATGATGACAATCGCAAGGCCAGCCGGTCTGATGAACGTGTCCCGAACGAACCGGGCATACGCCAGGTACTGGCTCAAGGGTGCTCCGGACACACCGAAGGAATAGACACGAGCCGTGCCGTTCAGGCGCGCGGCGAGCCGGCCGTGGCAGGTGTGCTCGAACGGCACCCGGAACGCCTCGACGAAACTGTCCCCAATGACTGCGAGAAGGGCACCGGTCCCGTCGGGGTCGTAATCCTGATCATTGACGAAACCGAAGTTGTTGACCTTGACCTCGTTGACGGCAGAGAAGTTCCACCCCGCCGACCACACGAACTCCCGGTTCGGCCGATAACGGAAGATCGGATTCGCGTCGTTGACCGACAACGCTTGGGGGCTCTCGTTAACCGGCAGTACCCGCGCCACGATCTCTAAACAGACGAGTGCGAGGAGCGCACCGAACAGGAGAGCCAGTACGCGAAACGTCCGCGGGCGGCGAACGGCGGGGCTCGTGCTCATCGTCCGAACCGTATGCACAGTATACAACACGGGTAGGCCCGATACAGCTCCGTCGGCGGACTGCATGCACCCGTTGCGTACTGCTTGCAACGCAAGCATACCTGCGCTATGCTTCCGCACGGAGGGCATGGTGGATGGCGAGCATCACGATTCGCAATCTCGACGACGACGTCAAGACGCGGCTGCGCGTGCGGGCGGCGGACAACGGCCGCTCCATGGAAGAGGAAGCGCGTGTCATCCTGCGCGATGTCGTCGGTCGCAAGCCGAGCTCCCGGCATCTGACGACCATCATCCGCTCGCACTTCGGCCCGGCCAACGGCGTGGACCTGGAGCTGCCGCCGCGCGTGCCCGGGCGCGAGCCGCCGTCCTTCGACTGAGGCCGCGGCCATGACGGTGCTACTGGACACGAACGTCGTGTCCGAACTGATGCGCAAGGCGCCTGACCCGGCCGTCGCGGTGTGGGCAGCCGGCCACCGCCTGGAGAACCTGTTCTTCTCCGCGGTCGGCGAAGCGGAATTGCGCCATGGGGCCGCCATCTTGCCGGCCGGCCAGCGCCGGGAGACGCTGGTCTCGGACATCGAGAGGATGCTGGGTGAGGCTTTCGAGGATCGAGTGCTGCCGTTCGACAGCGGCGCGGCGCGCGCCTACGCGGATATCGCCGCCAGGCGCCGTTCCACGCGCCGCCACGTCGCACCCGCCGACTGCCAGATTGCGGCAATCGCCCGTTCCCGCCGCATGGCGGTTGCGACCCGCAATGTTCGGGACTTCGAGGACGCCGGCATCGAGGTCGTCGATCCCTGGGCGGCGGCATGATCGACTTCAGCCACCTACTCGCTCTCGCCGGTGGCCCGTTCGCGCAGCGTGGTCCAGAGCGCGGAGGGACGTGCTGGACCACTCTGACACGCGGATGACGGAGCGCTATACTCTTGCCATGTGCCGGAGGCGATGGGCTTGGCGACGTCGGGCGCGCCAGACCCCGCGCAGGCGACAAACGCCGGAACGTGCGGACGGGAGGAAATGACCATGACGTGGCAGAGAGCCGGCCTCGCAGCCGCTGTGGTGTTCGGGGTGACCTTGGTGGAGACCGCGCCTCACGTCGCCACCATGGTCATCGCCTGCATCGCCTTCTACGTGATCTCCAGGACCCTGGCCGGCCGGGCCGTGCTGGCGGAGGGCACGCCCATCACTTGGCAGAACGGCGCGCCCGTCGCCGCAATCCTGCTTCTGCTCGTGTTGGTGGAGACTTGGCCTCACGCCGCCACGCTGGCGATGGGCATCGCCGTCATGCGGGCGGTCTGCGCGCGCCTGGATTCCCAGGCCTGACCGTCCCGTCCGGTCGGGCATCGCAAAACGACCGCCCACACGCGAGGCGGGAAACCCGGACCGCGGCGGCACCCGGCGCTAGTCCTGCGGAGCGGCCTCCTGCTGCTGCAGGCACAGGCTGACGATCTGGTCGCTCCCGAACACGTCGAAGGACAGCTCCCGGTCGCCCACACGGACGGTCAGACTCGCGGCGTTGCGCAGCATCCGGAACATGAAATCGCGCCCGGAACCGCTGGCGATGGCAAGGAAGTACCCCCCGGCCTGCCAGCGGACCGCGACGTTGCGTTGCCCGCCGGGAACACCGCGCATCGTGACCCCTCGAATCGACGCGACCGGCTGGGCGAACTGGAGGGCCGCGCCGGTGCCCCGTGTCAGACACTGCAGGAAGATTGCGTCGCCCGCCGGGGTGAAGAGCCGAAACTCCTTCCCGCCCTCGACATCCGTCTCGACCCACGCCGCCTGTCCGGCGGCCGGAACGGCGCCGAGCGTCGCAAGCAAGCCGAACAGCGCCAAGACCGCAATCGTGCTCTTCATCGTCATTGAGGATCCCTGTTCCCGAACGTGACGAGCGCCGGCTGCTCGTTGCTGCGGCTCATGCCCGCCGTCCTGTCCTCCATCTGCTCCACGCACTGCTCGACAATCGTGGCGCTGCCGAACACCGCGAACGACGCCGCCTCGCCGGAGGCCCGCACGTAGATGCTGGACGCGCTGCGCAGCATCGCCAGCGTGAAGTCGAGACTCCGGCCTCCCGCGACCTGCACCGTATAGGGATTGACGGGCTCGACCACGATGTTCTCCCGCGCGCCCGGGATGCCGCGCACCATCGCCCGTTGCGTCGGCTCGATGGGCTCGACGAACTCGAATCCGGCGCCCATCCCCTGTAGGCGGCACGCAAGGATGATCACTGCGCCCTCGTCGTTGGGGAGCTGAAACTCCTTGCCGCCGCCCTCGAGGTCGCGCACCTGCCACCGATCCTGCTGTCCGACGGCCGGCACCGCGCCGGCCGTCGCGAGAACGCCGAACACCGCCAGCGCCGCTATAGCTGGCCTCATCGTCCTCTCCTCAGAATTGCCGCCGCGGATCCCCGATCAGGGCCTCCTGCAGCTGGATGCACTCCCTGACGGTCGACTCGCTCCCGAAGATCTCGAAGGCGAGGTTCTGGCCAGCCGCGCGCACCGAGAGTCTGGTGGCCGATTGCAGCAAATCCAGCATGAAGTCGCGCCCACGAGCGCCCGTGACCTGCAGCAACTGCTCCGCTACCTGCGTCACCTGGACGTTCTCCTGCCCCCCGGGCGTACCCCGCACGGTGGCCCGATCCGCCGACTCGATCGGCTCGGGAAACTGGAACGCGACGGCCTGCCCGTTGACCAGGCACAGCATCACGATCGCGGACCCGTCGTCGTTGTTGAGCTGGAACTGCTTGCCGCCGCCCTGAACGTCCATCGAGGCCCATTGCGCCTGCGCGGCGGCCGGTGACGCGCCGAACGCCACGGACAGGCCAAGCACGGCGATCGCGACTACTGTCGTCTTCATGCGTCCCCCCTTCTCGGGTCAGGCAGGCAGTGCCTCCTCTGCGACTCTACCGGAAATCGGCAGTGCTTGGCGACAGATTTCCGGCGACCCGGCGACAGAGCGCCCGCAGGAGTGCGAGGGCGCCGTGGAGGACGCCGCGCGACCCGCCGCCCAGAACCCCAGCGGTGCCGCCGTGGACCATGATCGAGATCTCTCCACGTTCGGTGTGGGCCGCTGGCTCAACTGGAAGAGCAGCACATTCTCAACCAGTTTCGGCGACCCCGAAACCTCAGAAAACCCCGTCTTTGTTGGCAGAACCGTTCACGCGGCGGCGAGATCCGGACCGACCCGTCGAAGAGGCATAGGAGCTATCGTGCCCGCCTGGCGTGATACGATGGCCGCTTTCCGTGTGGAATCGCGCGTCGCCACCGCGGTAGGTCAGGGTCGACCGGCCTATGCGCGTCGGGGCGACAATCGGGAGAGAGACCAATGCGAACTGTCACCTTCGTCGTCGTGTGCGTCGCCTTGACCGTGGCCGTGGCTGTCCCGGACGGTGCCGCGCAATCGACTTCCGGTGCCGCCCTGCCGTCAGATCTCGGGGTCATCGACTTTCCGACCTCCGGCTCCCCCGATGCTCAGGTCCATTTTCTCCGCGGCGCGGCGATGCTCCATAGCTTCGGCCTCGAGGATGCGGCTCTGGAGTTCCGTCAGGCCCAGGCCCTGGCTCCGGACTTCGCCATGGCCTACTGGGGCGAGGCGATGAGTTACAACCACCCCCTCCAACGCTTCCAGGAGTGGGACCTGCCGCGGCAGGCGCTCGAGCGGCTGGGGCCGAACCGCGAGGCCCGGTTGGCCAAGGCCCCGACCGAGCGCGAGAAGGGATTCGTCCGCGCCGTGGATGCCCTGTTCTTCGGCACAGGCGAGGAAACCGATCGCCGCGTCGCGTACGCGGACGAGATGGAGCGGCTTGCCGCCGCCCACCCCGACGATCACGAGGTGCAAGCGTTCTACGCGCTGGCGCTGTTGGCCACCTCGAGCGACTATGGCTACGAGCCGTATCGCACGAACGTGAAGGCGGGCGCCATCGCGCTGCGGGTGTTCGACGACAACCCGGATCATCCGGGCGCCGCGCACTACATCATTCACGCCTTCGACGATCCGATTCACGCGGCTATCGCGCTGCCGGCGGCCACGCGCTTCGCCGCAATCGCGCCCGGTGTCGTGCACGCGCTGCACATGCCGTCGCACATCTTCATCCAGCTCGGGATGTGGGACGACGTCTCGTCGTCGAACGCCGCCTCGTACGCGGCGGCGCTCGAGATGTTCGAGCGGCAAGACACCTACGAATCGGAAACGCAGCGGTACTTCAATGCCAGGAATCTGACGCATGCGCTCGACTGGGGCCAGTATGGCGACCTGCAGCGCGGT
This genomic stretch from Acidobacteriota bacterium harbors:
- a CDS encoding carbamoyltransferase, producing MTTILGISAFYHDSAAALVVDGDIVAAAQEERFTRRKHDHGFPVHAIRYCLDEAGIAPEALDYVGFYDKPFLKLERLLETYLSFAPRGFRSFLRFVPLWTKQKLHLPREIARGLPGYRRQIVFTEHHESHAASAFFPSPYDEAAILTLDGVGEWATTAYGVGCGNRIELTHEIRFPHSLGLLYSAFTYFTGFKVNSGEYKLMGLAPYGEPKYVDRIRDHLIDLKPDGSFRLDMSYFDYCQGLRMTSRRFDALFDGPPRRPEAPITEREMDIAASIQAVTEEAMLRAARHVHAETGMRNLCLAGGVALNCVGNGRVLREGPFDNVWIQPAAGDAGGALGVALFIWHQLLDHPRGARTPDAQHGSLLGPCATDDDIRTLLDGAGAVYEEYADDASLCDAVADLLAREQVVGWFQGRMEFGPRALGSRSILADARSRDMQSVMNRKIKFRESFRPFAPSVLRERVADFFEMRPRQDSPYMLLVAPVRESRRTPLDEGGNGLRGLDKLKAARSDVPAVTHVDYTARVQTVDAERHGRYAALLRAFEAKTRCPVLINTSFNVRGEPIVCAPEHAYRCFLATNMDALVLERFLLRRQVQPNAATVDADAYLREFALD
- a CDS encoding SGNH/GDSL hydrolase family protein; translated protein: MQSADGAVSGLPVLYTVHTVRTMSTSPAVRRPRTFRVLALLFGALLALVCLEIVARVLPVNESPQALSVNDANPIFRYRPNREFVWSAGWNFSAVNEVKVNNFGFVNDQDYDPDGTGALLAVIGDSFVEAFRVPFEHTCHGRLAARLNGTARVYSFGVSGAPLSQYLAYARFVRDTFIRPAGLAIVIIDNDYDQSLAKYGLQRGKHQFVERGGGRLALERSDLEFRPRYRLVRGSALARYVAINLGMARERTYRLFIGEDPDARVPEADRATWVVDSKRAVDTFLDMLPAASGLEPERIMFIVDGIRPRVYGSDVPESEKGVYREDVGYVDAMRRYFIENVVRRGYETIDLEPAFAAHYRLHRTQFDWLPLDEHWNALGHEVCSEAAAGSDLLRELNTRFSADAASPAP
- a CDS encoding plasmid stabilization protein codes for the protein MASITIRNLDDDVKTRLRVRAADNGRSMEEEARVILRDVVGRKPSSRHLTTIIRSHFGPANGVDLELPPRVPGREPPSFD
- a CDS encoding type II toxin-antitoxin system VapC family toxin; its protein translation is MTVLLDTNVVSELMRKAPDPAVAVWAAGHRLENLFFSAVGEAELRHGAAILPAGQRRETLVSDIERMLGEAFEDRVLPFDSGAARAYADIAARRRSTRRHVAPADCQIAAIARSRRMAVATRNVRDFEDAGIEVVDPWAAA